A genomic window from Sphingobacterium sp. BN32 includes:
- the ispF gene encoding 2-C-methyl-D-erythritol 2,4-cyclodiphosphate synthase, whose amino-acid sequence MKIKVGFGFDVHQMREGHPFVVGGVKLEHHAGAFGHSDADVLAHAICDAILGAANLEDIGYHFPNTDDRWKGANSLDLLKHCVALIKEKGYELGNIDGMLCLEAPKIKPYIPQMKINIAEAAGISVEDVSIKATTNETMGFIGREEGVVAYAVCLIQKAD is encoded by the coding sequence ATGAAAATAAAAGTAGGATTTGGATTTGATGTGCATCAAATGCGTGAAGGGCATCCCTTTGTTGTTGGAGGCGTCAAACTGGAGCACCATGCCGGTGCGTTCGGACATTCTGATGCGGATGTATTGGCGCATGCGATTTGTGATGCCATTCTCGGCGCTGCTAACTTGGAAGATATCGGCTATCATTTTCCCAATACAGATGACCGTTGGAAAGGCGCGAATAGTTTAGACCTATTGAAGCACTGCGTAGCTTTAATTAAAGAGAAGGGATATGAACTTGGAAACATCGATGGGATGCTTTGTTTGGAAGCGCCAAAGATTAAGCCATATATTCCACAAATGAAAATCAATATCGCCGAGGCGGCAGGGATATCTGTAGAGGATGTTTCGATAAAGGCGACAACGAACGAAACGATGGGTTTTATCGGTCGTGAGGAGGGTGTTGTTGCTTATGCAGTTTGTTTAATACAGAAAGCAGATTAA
- a CDS encoding SUMF1/EgtB/PvdO family nonheme iron enzyme, translating to MMYSKKILIPTLCLAFGLLIFSSCSKSHNSNYSSKTGVKYNDPYNGGLQINRKVKEAPGPGLVGIEGGTFVMGGSLNEDLGYDYDNAKRRVTVASFYIDETEVSNADWLEYLQWIAQSYPEDGKMYYDALPDSLVWRHPLSYNEPYVNLYLRHPSFQDYPVVGVSWEQANAYCQWRTDRVNENILRESGVLMDYKTMSSQQTKPETGFNTELYLNGQIRGANVDGKNMPKDNSIGAAKDARRPVRMEDGILKQPYRLPTEAEWEYAALGLIGNSFQGNIQTARTYPWDGLGVRSAQRKSQGKMLANFKITSGNNMGVAGNLNDGGDITVPVRAYMPNDFGLYNMAGNVNEWVSDVYRQLSFEDFEDFNPYRGHVFMDNQYEDAQTRTLAKDQYGRPIKVPAKAARKQTWEELQQAKTIDSINMGAAPAYDHDVRGYLDEEQKALFGKATLVNDKSRVYKGGSWNDRAYWLNPATRRFAQQDQSSAMIGFRCAMTMVGNVYGPASNTRR from the coding sequence ATGATGTATTCGAAAAAAATATTAATTCCAACACTCTGCCTAGCCTTCGGTTTATTAATATTTAGCTCGTGTAGTAAAAGCCACAACAGTAATTATTCGTCGAAAACGGGCGTGAAGTACAACGATCCGTACAACGGCGGTCTGCAGATCAATCGTAAAGTGAAAGAGGCACCAGGTCCAGGCCTTGTCGGCATTGAAGGCGGAACTTTCGTGATGGGAGGTAGCCTCAATGAAGATCTGGGCTATGACTATGACAATGCCAAACGTCGTGTGACTGTAGCATCGTTCTATATAGACGAAACAGAGGTCTCGAATGCAGACTGGTTAGAATACCTTCAATGGATTGCGCAAAGCTATCCTGAGGACGGAAAGATGTATTACGACGCACTTCCTGATTCATTAGTGTGGCGCCATCCCCTATCCTATAATGAACCTTACGTTAATTTATACCTCAGACATCCTTCGTTTCAAGACTACCCTGTTGTTGGGGTAAGTTGGGAGCAAGCCAATGCTTATTGTCAATGGCGTACAGATCGCGTAAATGAAAATATCCTTCGCGAGTCGGGAGTCCTGATGGACTATAAAACGATGAGTAGCCAACAAACAAAGCCTGAAACAGGATTCAACACCGAACTTTATTTGAACGGACAAATCCGCGGAGCAAACGTGGATGGCAAAAACATGCCGAAAGATAACAGCATCGGTGCTGCCAAAGACGCTCGTCGCCCTGTACGTATGGAAGATGGGATATTGAAACAACCGTACCGTTTACCAACAGAAGCAGAATGGGAATACGCAGCCCTTGGCTTAATTGGAAACTCTTTCCAAGGCAATATCCAAACTGCTCGTACCTATCCTTGGGATGGTTTAGGCGTGCGTTCCGCACAGCGTAAATCGCAAGGTAAGATGTTAGCAAACTTCAAAATTACATCCGGTAATAATATGGGTGTAGCCGGCAACTTGAATGATGGCGGCGATATTACGGTACCCGTACGCGCTTATATGCCAAATGACTTTGGTTTGTATAATATGGCGGGAAATGTGAATGAATGGGTAAGTGATGTTTACCGTCAGTTATCTTTTGAAGACTTTGAAGATTTCAATCCTTATCGTGGACATGTGTTCATGGATAATCAATATGAAGACGCACAGACGCGTACGCTAGCTAAAGACCAGTATGGAAGACCTATTAAAGTTCCTGCAAAAGCAGCCCGCAAACAAACTTGGGAGGAACTGCAGCAAGCAAAGACGATAGACTCTATCAACATGGGAGCAGCGCCAGCATACGATCATGATGTTCGTGGCTATTTAGATGAAGAACAAAAAGCATTATTCGGAAAAGCTACGTTGGTGAATGATAAATCGCGCGTATATAAAGGAGGATCATGGAACGATAGAGCTTACTGGTTGAACCCGGCAACACGTCGCTTCGCTCAGCAAGATCAGTCTAGTGCCATGATTGGATTCCGTTGTGCCATGACGATGGTTGGAAATGTGTATGGACCAGCGTCCAATACCCGTCGCTAA
- a CDS encoding glycogen/starch synthase translates to MAKTKILFITHEMSPFLELSKISEITRQLPHAMQEKGFEIRILMPRFGNINERRNRLHEVIRLSGMNIVVDNNDNPLIIKVASLPAARMQVYFLDNEEYFQRKKVFRDESGKFFDDNNERSLFFCKGALETVKKLGWSPDVVHCHGWFTAMVPAYLKTAYKDDPTFKDAKVFYSLYEEDFANASLGTKYAELASQVDIDAADLAAYGSGSFVDLTKGALSFTDVVVKSDENIDPEIMSYIKDNNIRVFAPASDDDYEAFGDLYDEFVNEEVSA, encoded by the coding sequence ATGGCAAAAACGAAAATCTTGTTTATAACCCATGAAATGTCGCCTTTCCTTGAATTAAGTAAAATTTCTGAAATTACACGCCAGTTACCACATGCGATGCAAGAAAAAGGATTCGAAATTCGGATTCTGATGCCTCGTTTTGGTAATATTAATGAGCGCAGAAATCGTCTTCATGAAGTGATAAGGTTGTCGGGAATGAACATTGTGGTGGACAATAATGATAATCCGCTAATTATTAAAGTAGCATCATTGCCTGCGGCAAGGATGCAGGTGTATTTCTTAGATAATGAGGAATATTTCCAGCGGAAGAAGGTCTTTCGTGATGAGAGTGGGAAGTTCTTTGATGACAACAACGAGCGTTCTCTGTTCTTCTGTAAAGGAGCATTGGAAACGGTTAAGAAATTAGGCTGGTCTCCGGATGTAGTACATTGCCACGGTTGGTTTACAGCTATGGTTCCTGCTTACTTAAAGACTGCCTACAAAGATGATCCTACCTTTAAAGATGCTAAAGTATTCTATTCCTTATACGAGGAAGACTTTGCAAACGCATCCTTAGGTACGAAGTATGCGGAATTAGCATCTCAGGTTGATATCGACGCCGCTGATCTTGCTGCTTATGGATCTGGAAGTTTTGTAGATTTAACAAAAGGCGCCTTGTCATTTACAGACGTGGTGGTTAAATCTGATGAGAACATCGACCCAGAAATTATGTCTTATATCAAAGACAACAACATCCGCGTATTCGCTCCTGCGTCTGATGACGATTATGAAGCGTTCGGAGATTTGTATGATGAATTTGTAAACGAAGAAGTATCTGCATAG
- the panC gene encoding pantoate--beta-alanine ligase, which translates to MKIFRTKNELKEALAGLKAQNKTITLVPTMGALHQGHISLIDYAKPQTDIIVCSIFVNPTQFNDPKDLEKYPRPIEQDIELLEAADCDILFLPSVDEMYPADDPAWHIDLGDLDRIWEGEHRPGHFQGVTQVVYKLFSLVEPHQACFGQKDFQQVMVIQKMIEIKKLPVKLLICPIVRNEKGLALSSRNALLSDEGRNIALILFKALNHIKNANKSKSPQVLINEAKEIIATAPQVELEYLAICETSSLQSASQFDPEKQYVVLVAAWLEGVRLIDNILL; encoded by the coding sequence GTGAAAATATTCCGCACAAAAAACGAGCTTAAAGAAGCTCTAGCAGGATTGAAAGCGCAAAACAAGACCATAACACTGGTCCCGACTATGGGCGCTTTGCACCAAGGCCACATCTCCCTGATCGACTATGCTAAACCACAAACCGATATCATCGTTTGTAGTATTTTCGTTAACCCAACGCAGTTTAATGACCCCAAGGATTTAGAAAAATACCCCCGCCCTATCGAGCAGGATATTGAACTATTGGAAGCTGCCGATTGCGATATACTCTTCCTCCCTTCGGTGGATGAAATGTACCCCGCAGATGATCCAGCTTGGCACATCGACCTAGGCGACCTCGACCGTATCTGGGAAGGCGAGCACCGCCCCGGACACTTCCAAGGTGTTACACAAGTCGTGTATAAACTATTTTCTTTGGTAGAACCCCATCAGGCATGTTTCGGACAAAAAGATTTCCAGCAGGTAATGGTGATCCAAAAAATGATTGAAATTAAGAAGCTGCCTGTAAAACTGCTTATCTGTCCGATCGTAAGAAATGAAAAAGGACTTGCGTTAAGCTCGCGTAACGCTCTATTATCTGATGAAGGCAGAAATATTGCTTTGATCCTTTTCAAAGCGTTAAATCACATTAAAAACGCTAATAAATCAAAATCTCCGCAAGTATTGATTAATGAGGCAAAGGAAATCATTGCGACGGCTCCGCAAGTTGAACTGGAATACCTCGCGATTTGTGAAACCAGCAGCTTGCAATCGGCTTCACAGTTCGATCCGGAGAAGCAATATGTTGTATTAGTCGCGGCATGGCTCGAGGGCGTACGCCTAATCGATAACATCTTACTGTAA
- the panD gene encoding aspartate 1-decarboxylase, translating to MMIEVMKSKIHRVHVTQAELNYVGSITIDEDLMDAANIIANERVQIVNNNNGARLETYVIPGQRGSGIICLNGAAARLVQVGDIVIIISYALMDFEEAKKHKPTTIFPDDHNKLI from the coding sequence ATGATGATTGAAGTAATGAAGTCAAAAATTCACCGGGTACATGTCACTCAGGCTGAATTAAATTATGTTGGAAGTATCACCATCGACGAGGATTTGATGGATGCTGCTAACATTATCGCGAACGAAAGGGTTCAAATCGTAAATAATAACAATGGTGCTCGTTTGGAAACTTATGTAATCCCAGGACAACGTGGCTCGGGTATTATCTGTTTAAATGGCGCTGCTGCACGCTTAGTGCAGGTTGGTGATATTGTTATCATCATCTCTTATGCCTTGATGGACTTCGAAGAAGCGAAGAAACATAAGCCAACGACCATCTTCCCCGACGACCATAACAAATTAATATAA
- a CDS encoding TonB-dependent receptor, whose product MTLLYNKYMLCLFFLWMGQQTIYAQIKGQVTNDRQDPIANATVQIDGTQIGTSTDTLGNFEIQIKGMNKANLTVRAVGYQPLKKQIQGDQFNKFHSLALHEDNLNLHEVVVSASRYGMERKKAPVIVNVLSPKLFNATQSVAMSETLNYQPGVRVENNCQNCGFTQVRLNGMEGAYSQILINSRSVFSALNSVYGLDQIPTSMIDRIEVVRSGGSALFGANAIAGTINIITKDPVENDWQLKSTNSLIDGKSWDNTIDFNTSYVDNDLRAGATFYGMHRNRQAYDANGDDFSEMTKLKNLTFGTKAFFKPTEFNKLTVDLSVLNEFRRGGDRLDLAPHFTDVTEQLRTNSFIGGLTFDQYSRDFKHKLSLYASAQKTNRESFYGGLGGGRTAQDSVLASNSYGTTDDFAMVAGAQYTYTFEKDVITAGVEYSGNNTEDNIPGYERMIDQKTHGIGSYFQYEWNILPNLKSLLGARYDYTHVDGKYKLAGYTRSSAEDFGTFSPRITLLYDITDYLQFRGGYARGFRAPQAFNEDMHVTSIGGQQVFVLIGENLKTEYSNAYTGSLNFTKNFGSVQTSLLLEGFYTDLKNPFTTVMTSEEQNLIIEEMRNGAGAKVYGSNIELNIAPSSRFSVQAGGTIQRSNYEEDQLLYEGATEAENVSSKRFVRTPNAYGYINTNWKPVAPFSIDLTGVYTGSMIVPHVLADDQFLLKKSPDFMELNLRLGYTFALKKDLNMEIFGGMQNIFNSFQKDFDTGALRDSQYIYGPSRPRTITFGVKIGHFH is encoded by the coding sequence ATGACATTATTATACAACAAGTATATGTTGTGCCTTTTCTTTTTATGGATGGGACAGCAAACTATTTATGCCCAAATTAAGGGACAAGTAACTAACGATAGACAAGATCCTATCGCCAATGCAACCGTTCAGATCGACGGTACACAAATCGGAACTTCCACAGATACCCTAGGTAACTTCGAAATACAAATTAAGGGCATGAACAAGGCAAACCTTACGGTTCGCGCTGTCGGTTATCAACCTTTGAAAAAACAAATTCAAGGCGATCAGTTCAATAAATTCCATTCCTTGGCATTGCATGAAGACAACCTGAACCTGCACGAGGTGGTTGTCAGCGCGTCGCGCTATGGCATGGAGCGAAAGAAAGCCCCGGTTATTGTGAATGTATTAAGCCCCAAACTTTTCAACGCCACACAATCCGTTGCCATGTCCGAGACACTCAATTACCAACCCGGTGTGCGTGTGGAAAATAATTGCCAGAACTGCGGATTTACCCAGGTTCGCCTGAACGGTATGGAAGGCGCATATTCACAAATCCTGATCAATAGCCGTTCGGTTTTCTCCGCGTTAAACAGCGTTTATGGCTTAGATCAGATCCCGACGAGCATGATTGACCGTATTGAGGTGGTACGTAGTGGCGGCTCTGCCCTATTCGGTGCCAATGCGATTGCCGGAACGATCAATATCATCACCAAAGATCCAGTCGAAAATGATTGGCAATTAAAATCGACCAATTCCCTTATCGACGGAAAGTCATGGGATAACACGATCGACTTCAATACCTCCTATGTAGACAATGACCTGCGGGCCGGAGCTACATTCTATGGGATGCACAGAAACAGACAGGCTTATGATGCCAATGGCGACGATTTCTCGGAGATGACCAAACTAAAGAACTTGACTTTCGGCACGAAAGCCTTCTTTAAACCTACGGAGTTTAACAAGCTGACAGTTGATTTAAGTGTATTGAATGAATTCCGTCGCGGTGGCGACCGCTTGGATCTTGCGCCGCATTTTACCGATGTGACCGAACAGCTACGTACTAATTCCTTTATTGGAGGATTGACCTTCGACCAATATTCTAGAGACTTTAAACACAAGCTCTCGCTATACGCTTCGGCGCAAAAAACTAACCGAGAGAGTTTCTACGGCGGTCTAGGCGGCGGAAGAACGGCACAAGATTCTGTGCTGGCATCCAATTCTTATGGGACGACCGACGACTTCGCCATGGTTGCTGGTGCACAGTACACCTATACCTTCGAAAAAGACGTGATTACCGCCGGAGTGGAATATTCAGGCAATAATACGGAGGACAATATCCCGGGCTACGAGCGAATGATCGACCAAAAAACGCATGGCATTGGTAGCTATTTCCAATACGAATGGAATATCCTACCAAACCTAAAGTCGTTGTTGGGAGCCCGCTATGATTATACCCACGTCGATGGCAAGTACAAACTAGCAGGCTACACGCGCAGCTCGGCGGAAGATTTCGGAACCTTTAGCCCGCGCATCACCTTGCTATACGATATCACCGATTACCTGCAATTCCGTGGCGGATATGCACGCGGCTTCCGCGCGCCACAAGCTTTCAATGAGGATATGCACGTCACGTCCATCGGCGGACAGCAAGTATTTGTGCTGATTGGTGAAAACCTGAAAACAGAGTACTCCAATGCCTATACCGGGTCGTTGAACTTCACGAAAAACTTCGGTTCGGTACAGACCAGCCTATTGCTAGAAGGCTTTTACACCGACCTTAAGAATCCATTCACAACCGTAATGACTTCCGAAGAACAGAACCTCATCATCGAAGAGATGCGTAACGGAGCAGGCGCCAAAGTATACGGTTCCAATATTGAGTTGAATATCGCGCCATCATCGCGCTTCAGCGTTCAAGCAGGAGGAACCATACAGCGTTCCAACTACGAAGAAGATCAATTGTTATACGAAGGAGCAACAGAAGCAGAGAATGTAAGCTCTAAACGCTTTGTTCGCACACCCAATGCCTATGGATACATCAATACCAATTGGAAGCCTGTAGCGCCTTTTAGCATAGATTTGACAGGTGTATATACCGGGAGCATGATCGTTCCGCATGTTTTGGCTGATGATCAATTCTTATTGAAGAAATCGCCGGACTTTATGGAACTGAATCTACGCCTTGGTTACACCTTCGCGTTAAAGAAGGATCTGAACATGGAAATCTTCGGCGGAATGCAAAATATCTTCAATTCCTTTCAAAAAGATTTTGATACCGGTGCATTGCGCGACTCCCAATATATCTACGGACCATCTAGACCTCGAACGATAACTTTCGGGGTTAAAATAGGACATTTCCACTAA
- a CDS encoding thioredoxin family protein produces the protein MKLLQIIIAQLLMMISLSQAQESAKAEINWLRFEQLDDSLKTNPKPVLLFFHTDWCSYCKKMLNETFQDPQVVQKLNKEYYCVQFDAETVDSIQFDGVTYTHALKTKKRGNYHNLAKLILGNPKQYVFPTTILLDTDFNVKKRFSKYLSIKELLKNL, from the coding sequence ATGAAGTTGTTACAAATCATTATAGCACAACTATTAATGATGATCTCACTTTCGCAGGCGCAAGAGTCTGCGAAAGCCGAGATCAATTGGCTTAGGTTTGAGCAATTGGATGATTCGCTCAAAACCAATCCAAAGCCTGTACTATTGTTCTTTCACACCGATTGGTGCAGCTATTGCAAGAAGATGCTCAACGAAACTTTTCAAGATCCTCAGGTCGTTCAAAAACTAAACAAGGAATACTACTGCGTACAATTTGACGCAGAAACCGTAGACAGCATACAGTTCGATGGCGTAACGTATACCCATGCATTAAAAACCAAAAAAAGAGGAAATTACCATAACCTTGCTAAGTTGATCTTGGGGAATCCTAAACAGTATGTATTTCCAACTACAATTTTACTTGATACCGATTTTAATGTAAAAAAACGATTCTCCAAATACCTTAGTATTAAAGAATTATTAAAGAATCTGTAA
- a CDS encoding FKBP-type peptidyl-prolyl cis-trans isomerase has translation MKNFKILLIALMAVVSVSSCMKNDDPTPGIDYEKERARIDSTLRAQKPIIAEWAQENFENPVYNDSLQMWYEVITPAIDESFKYVLSGYSFVPVTATVKYQGHLLDGTEFDKSDETAMIIGRGQYVQAFERAFWPNKVTISGVDYFPGLTPKGLQKGQKIRFVAPSPWCYDNVAKGKVPADSPLVFTIEVVDLKSSL, from the coding sequence ATGAAAAACTTTAAAATTTTACTTATTGCTTTAATGGCCGTTGTTTCCGTGAGCTCGTGTATGAAGAATGATGATCCAACGCCCGGTATTGATTATGAAAAAGAAAGAGCACGTATCGATTCTACTTTGAGAGCACAAAAACCAATCATAGCAGAATGGGCACAAGAAAACTTCGAAAATCCAGTTTATAACGATTCGCTTCAAATGTGGTACGAGGTGATCACACCAGCTATCGATGAGTCGTTTAAATATGTTTTATCAGGTTACTCTTTCGTACCTGTTACAGCAACTGTAAAATATCAAGGACACTTACTTGATGGTACGGAATTCGACAAATCAGACGAAACAGCAATGATAATAGGTAGAGGGCAATACGTTCAAGCATTTGAACGCGCATTCTGGCCAAATAAAGTGACTATCTCTGGTGTAGACTATTTCCCAGGATTAACTCCGAAAGGATTGCAAAAAGGTCAAAAAATCAGATTCGTAGCTCCATCACCTTGGTGTTATGATAATGTAGCGAAAGGAAAGGTTCCTGCCGACTCTCCATTAGTATTTACTATCGAAGTTGTTGATCTTAAGTCGTCCTTATAA
- a CDS encoding gliding motility lipoprotein GldB: MSRTLNKLFSILFLCFFILSCQSKKEKPDVSSIPVDIKIERFDREIAALKPNEILLKNTAWQQKYNPFYADYMQYMLKISDPRDSIYLQEVLKEVIQKKDFIDLAAAIGKKYPDLKKQEEELTQAFRYIKYYFPQYEVPRIISFFSGFEVQVPIGEKYIGVGLDMFLGNDSPFYPALIGSIPLYVSRRFTAENITPRIVEAVIREELLPARDADVNTLQQMIYHGKVLYAMDQLTEAPDSLKIGYTTAQLAWAQQYQKDIWQWFLQENLLYSTDYLRTQKYFTEAPFTPELGSNNESAPKLGSYIGWQIVRKYMSKHPEKTLLDLFNTENAQKILEDSKFKGI; this comes from the coding sequence ATGAGCCGTACTTTAAACAAGCTATTTTCGATTCTGTTTCTTTGTTTTTTTATTCTATCCTGTCAATCGAAAAAGGAAAAGCCCGATGTCTCTTCTATTCCGGTGGATATTAAGATTGAACGATTCGATCGAGAGATCGCAGCCCTCAAGCCCAACGAGATTCTGTTGAAGAATACGGCATGGCAGCAGAAATACAATCCCTTTTATGCCGATTATATGCAATATATGCTGAAGATCAGCGATCCCCGAGATTCTATTTATTTACAGGAAGTCTTGAAAGAGGTAATCCAAAAAAAAGATTTCATTGACCTTGCGGCAGCGATTGGAAAGAAATATCCCGACCTAAAGAAACAAGAGGAAGAGCTTACACAGGCCTTTCGCTATATTAAGTATTACTTTCCCCAATATGAAGTACCCCGCATCATTTCTTTTTTTTCGGGCTTTGAAGTCCAGGTCCCGATTGGTGAAAAGTATATTGGCGTAGGACTCGATATGTTTTTAGGAAATGATTCGCCATTTTATCCTGCTCTTATAGGCTCCATCCCCTTATATGTTTCGCGCCGATTTACTGCCGAAAATATCACACCTCGTATCGTTGAAGCCGTTATTCGCGAAGAGCTCCTCCCAGCTCGGGATGCCGACGTCAACACCCTTCAGCAGATGATCTATCACGGTAAGGTATTATACGCTATGGATCAATTGACAGAAGCGCCTGACTCCCTAAAAATTGGCTACACAACAGCACAACTGGCCTGGGCGCAGCAATATCAAAAAGATATATGGCAATGGTTTCTGCAAGAAAACCTGCTCTACAGTACCGATTACCTGCGAACACAGAAATACTTTACCGAGGCACCATTCACACCAGAACTAGGCAGCAATAACGAGTCTGCTCCAAAATTAGGAAGCTATATCGGCTGGCAGATCGTCAGAAAATATATGAGCAAGCATCCCGAAAAAACATTGCTCGATCTATTCAATACCGAAAATGCACAGAAGATATTGGAAGATTCTAAGTTTAAGGGGATCTAG
- a CDS encoding NAD+ synthase gives MKIALAQLNYHIGNFEANNQKIIQAIQTAKSAGADLVVFAELAIGGYPAKDLLRNSSFIAQCEQSIAAVAQACQGVACIIGAPIRNQDGEGKALYNAALLLEDGKVSQTVKKSLLPDYDVFDEYRYFEPNKQVNCIPFRGKTIALTVCEDLWDDDGPNSYVGDIMLELAKENPDLIINIAASPFSYTHFDSRKNVLSRNVIKANAPLVYVNQVGAHADIIFDGRSLVFNRKAEIIEELNAFDEDLQFVELDKDLTAERRIAPSAKSEIALIHDALILGLRDYFKKSGFKKAVLGLSGGLDSALVAALACEAIGAENVLSVLMPSIYSSDHSLKDALDLVENTGCAHQIVPIKDIANAFETGLADTFAGKAPDTTEENIQARARGTILMAISNKFGNILLNTSNKSEAAVGYGTLYGDMAGSISVIGDVYKTQAYQLANYINRDREIIPINTIVKPPSAELRPDQKDSDSLPPYDILDAILFQLIEMEKPASELVKLGFEEALVQRISKLLNNAEFKRFQAPPILRVSPKAFGSGRAMPLVAKYPF, from the coding sequence ATGAAAATTGCGTTAGCACAACTTAACTACCATATCGGAAATTTTGAAGCGAATAACCAAAAAATAATTCAAGCAATACAGACAGCAAAGTCCGCTGGGGCAGATTTAGTTGTTTTTGCAGAATTAGCAATTGGAGGATATCCCGCTAAGGATTTATTACGAAACAGCTCCTTCATAGCCCAATGTGAGCAGAGCATTGCAGCCGTTGCCCAAGCCTGCCAGGGTGTTGCCTGTATCATCGGTGCGCCTATTCGAAATCAGGATGGTGAAGGCAAAGCGCTATACAATGCTGCTTTACTTCTGGAGGACGGTAAAGTTTCGCAAACTGTAAAGAAGAGTTTATTGCCGGACTATGATGTATTCGACGAATACCGCTATTTCGAGCCTAACAAGCAAGTGAATTGCATCCCTTTTCGTGGCAAAACCATCGCTCTAACGGTCTGCGAAGACCTTTGGGATGATGACGGGCCGAATTCCTATGTTGGCGACATCATGCTGGAGCTGGCTAAGGAAAATCCAGATTTAATAATCAATATTGCGGCTTCACCATTCTCCTATACACACTTTGACAGCCGCAAAAATGTTTTGAGCCGCAATGTGATCAAAGCGAATGCCCCTCTAGTCTATGTTAATCAGGTCGGTGCTCATGCTGATATTATTTTCGATGGCCGATCGCTTGTTTTCAATAGAAAAGCAGAGATTATTGAAGAATTAAATGCCTTTGATGAGGATCTACAATTTGTTGAACTTGACAAGGATTTAACCGCAGAGCGCAGGATTGCTCCTTCCGCGAAGAGTGAAATTGCGCTGATACACGATGCTCTAATCCTGGGGCTCCGGGATTATTTCAAAAAATCAGGATTCAAAAAAGCGGTTTTAGGACTTTCGGGAGGTTTAGATTCGGCATTAGTGGCAGCGCTGGCATGCGAAGCAATAGGTGCTGAGAACGTTTTAAGCGTATTGATGCCTTCGATTTATTCCAGCGATCACTCCTTGAAAGACGCATTAGATCTTGTGGAGAATACCGGATGTGCGCATCAAATTGTGCCAATTAAGGATATTGCAAATGCTTTTGAAACTGGCTTAGCCGATACCTTTGCCGGAAAAGCGCCCGATACGACTGAGGAGAATATCCAAGCCAGAGCGAGGGGTACCATTCTGATGGCTATTTCCAATAAGTTCGGAAATATCCTGCTCAACACATCCAACAAAAGTGAAGCTGCTGTAGGCTACGGAACTTTATATGGCGATATGGCCGGTTCTATCAGCGTTATTGGAGATGTGTATAAAACACAGGCCTATCAATTGGCGAACTACATCAACAGAGATAGAGAGATTATTCCAATCAATACGATTGTTAAACCGCCATCCGCGGAGTTAAGACCTGATCAGAAAGATTCGGATTCCCTGCCGCCATATGATATCCTGGACGCCATTTTATTTCAGCTGATTGAAATGGAAAAACCAGCCAGCGAGCTAGTGAAACTGGGTTTCGAGGAAGCATTGGTGCAACGCATATCCAAGTTATTGAATAATGCAGAGTTCAAACGTTTTCAAGCTCCCCCGATCCTGCGCGTAAGCCCTAAGGCTTTTGGATCAGGTAGAGCCATGCCCTTGGTCGCAAAATATCCTTTTTAA
- a CDS encoding DUF4136 domain-containing protein, which produces MKSLLSIFIAAAALFLASCSSYKYNTTRVQNLDFSQYKTYGWLPPVDSLSKNYFTNDISRSNIISTANKQIEARGLTYSKENPDILFRYVTIVNNKSRMVYSPSYGWGGPWGMYRPWGWGWGWYGGGPSYPVGKEKFRYSHVIIEAVDRKTNSVVWQARGSGEIRTPEKAINNLPKVVEGIFKEYPLK; this is translated from the coding sequence ATGAAATCGCTTTTGTCTATATTCATTGCCGCGGCCGCTTTATTTTTAGCGTCCTGTTCATCCTATAAGTACAATACGACGAGGGTGCAAAATTTAGATTTCTCACAGTATAAAACCTATGGTTGGTTGCCTCCTGTGGATTCCCTTTCAAAGAATTATTTTACAAATGATATTTCACGTAGCAACATTATATCGACCGCTAATAAGCAGATTGAAGCACGTGGACTGACCTATTCTAAAGAAAACCCAGATATTTTATTTCGTTACGTGACGATTGTAAATAACAAAAGCCGGATGGTCTACAGTCCAAGTTATGGTTGGGGTGGCCCATGGGGCATGTATCGTCCTTGGGGTTGGGGCTGGGGATGGTATGGCGGTGGTCCTTCCTACCCTGTTGGAAAAGAGAAATTCCGCTACTCACATGTCATCATTGAAGCCGTAGATCGTAAAACAAACTCGGTGGTATGGCAAGCGAGAGGTTCTGGTGAGATTAGAACACCGGAGAAAGCTATAAATAACCTTCCAAAGGTTGTCGAAGGTATCTTCAAAGAATATCCTTTGAAGTAA